Genomic DNA from Pseudorasbora parva isolate DD20220531a chromosome 17, ASM2467924v1, whole genome shotgun sequence:
ATTAATTTTTACCCCAGGATTATAAAAAGCTTACGTTACTCAGTAtccatcagaaatcattcaaatatgtTGATTTGGCACTAacgaaacatttcttattattattatgatcatcatcatcaaaaaGAGGTAtagaatatttttgtgaaaaccattcattttttaaggattctttaatgaatagaaagttcaaaagaacagtatttatttaaaatataaatcttttgtaacaatttaaaataccaaacttttaaagaggaatgTGCTTCATGACAGGACTCTGCTTGCAAGCGTTGTGTTAAATGGCAAACATAACATAATGAGTGATCTGTATTGATTCAcactgttttaaatatttaaggaattaaaaaaatattaatagacAAACCTTGACAAAACAGCAGGTGTATGGCACGCCACACGCTAGCGGACCAGGAGCAGAGCAATTATGATACATGTTTACCTGCCAGTCCATGTACTCCTTCCCACCACAACATTtgaactgaaaaaaaataaaacaagtgtCAAATCAGTACAATGGAAATATCAATATAACTTCAGAGGAGCGCCATATTTTTGGTAAAACTGCTTGTTTTCTTAACTAGCACTACTGATGATCTGTTGAGGCTATGCGGTTCAACAGTGATATACCAGACGACTGGAATAATATttgtacattacatttttaaaaacaatatttgtgCAAATGGTTGGATATGGGTTAAATTTGCTAGCATGTCATCTGCTAAATTGCACCTAGGTTGACAGTGCATAAACATGAGAGGTGAATGAATAATCTGAGCTGCTTTGTATTTTGAAATTATTAAGCCTACAACTTTCAGAGAACAATCATGAATAAATATTAGGTTATTGTCTTCCCTCACTGAATAGCACAAATCATATTCTAGCCCCTTAGCTCATTTAAATGGCAGTGAATAACATATGAGGAAATTACTTAAGCAATTGGTTGATTCCCTCAAAAGAAACCCATCTTCACTGATGCACAAGAATTATAAGAGCATAATTATGTGGTCAAATGAATGCAGCGGggcaaaaaacaaataaatgagaAATGACCACGTTCAGGAATGAGCCACTCTCTACATGAGCCTGACAGAAAACACTGACTGCGCTCCGATTCACAGGCTCCTGTGTTCAATGCTCTCTACAATTCTACGAATGGGAGATCTGTAAAAATTCACTTCATTTGACAAAAATCGCTAATTTGGAATGCATTCCAATGTTGTCTAATACAGACAACACTTGAGCCACACAGATTAGCAGTTGTTGTTGAATTTTGAAAGcctcttctctctctgtctaaaaaaccaacaacaacaaaaaatccttGGCAGCATGGCTTAGGTTTAAAACCAACAACAGAGACTTCTGGAACAATATCCTTTGGACAGACGAGACCAAACTTGGCGAAAACCAAACACAGCATATCAGCCCAAACACTTCATACCAACTGTCAAGCACATTTGAGGAGGAGTGATGATTTGGGCTTGTTTTCCAGCCACGGGTCTTGGGCACCTTGCAGTTGTTGAGTCAGCCATGAACTTCTCTGTATACCAAAGAATTTTTGAGTCAGATGTGAGGCCATCGGTCTCGCAACTAATACTGGGTCATGCAATGAtcaggacaatgatcccaaGCATACCAGCAAATCTACAACAGAATGGCTGAAAAAGCAAATAATCAAGATGTTGCAACAACccagtcaaagtccagacctcaaCACGATTGAAATGCTGTGGCAGGACATTAAGAGAGCTGTGCATAAACAGATGCTCACAAACATCAATGAACAAGCAACGACATTAAGAAGAGTATGCCAAAATTCCTCCAGACAGCAGcctttgcacaaaaaaaaaaaaaaaaaatgaataccaCAATAATGAagaattaaacaaaaaatgaaaaacacaagTGTGAAATGCTGCTATGAAAGAGACTGAAGGTGGTTTAtgaacagaaaataatccctTCATCTTTACAATAGACTAAATCCTTTTCCTTTCAACCATCACACTGTGAGGAATGAATACCTGGAACTGACTGGTTTTAGAGCTGCAGCTTCAGTTTATTTATTCCATGTTAAAAAGAGctagtaaaataattttttaaaaaataaatacatttgctgtaatatatttgcacataattgagcACTGTTCTCAACAGCTCTctgtaattaattatattaaacagTTGCAAGCAGATGCTCTGGGTGAGGTTGTGTATTTAAAGGACTGGCAGACATTCTCGTGCATTTGAATGCACCTCAGAACCACTGGGCTCTTTGACTGTGCCTATGCCTATGCATTGAATGCTTTGTAGATGTGTCTGCTGTGTGCTTAAAATTACAAGTGGAGCTCTTTTAATGGCCGACTCCTAGAAAGTCTAAATTCTCATAATTGGCAGGGCTTGATCTTTGTATGTGGAGGAATGTCTTCTTTACTAAAGGACCTTATATAATTTTTCACAcataaaagtaaataaacagGAATTTGATGCAGATTGTTGATCTCAATGTGTTAGCTGTGCACTTAGGGGTTGCTGTTACCTAATTTTTGGCAATAAAAACCCACCTCTCAGGTCTCTGGTCTTTGTTGTTTTTACACAACTGAAaacagttatgtatattatattgcatttctgtcaatagacctcataaatactacacattGCACCTTTAACTGCTGCTGTATAAAGGACATCTGAATTTTCACTACATCTGAGTTGGATTAAATGGCCCTATGACCTCCACGATGCAGAAAACGCAGACAAAATTGCAGAATCCAGACATTAAAACTGATATACTAAAGGCGAATGTCATggaattttgacatttttggtttaaaaaagtcaaaattagtACTATACACTTAATAAATTCATAATCAACTCCccctttttttttgcaaacatattcactataaaaccaccaaaataaaagttccatTTAACTTTAAGAAATTCTgacagaatttattttaaataaataattaaaaaaacagttGCAATGTTTGTTGTAAAAAGGAAATGttgcatttacattttattacattttttaacatttttaggtATTATGGTAAATTtgtataaaattaaaaacaaaacataaaaaattttAAACACAAAAATACAATGGAATTCGGGCAGAAACAACACCACAGATTTCTCTTACCGTATTCTGAACAAAGTccattatgtttttgaaatcaaGGTCATCATAGTAATTCACCATGCCTTTACGAATGTTTTTGTTCAGAAGGTCCACTGTCTATTGGACAAAGAAAGGTACAATTAGGTTCTTAAGAAATATGATTGAAATTAAGTTCACAATGATGGTAATTATGCTCTGGCATCAAAATTATTACTGATTGCTGAAGTGTCAAGAAACCAAACAAATTTAAACTTCCAGCAGACGATGAAATACAACTTCAGCTCATCAGAAAACAATCATGACCAAGCAACCATGTGACAGTACTCGCAATTATCCTCTTCACATTAGCTAAAGAAAACATATAGAAATCAATAACAAAGAAACTGCCAACAATTACGGTCACATTGCATTAAAACACTGAGattctgtacattttaaaaaactttttatgGCCAATCTCACAATCTGTCATTAAATGACACAGAAGAAACACATATTCTGAAAAACATTTCTCAAGAGCATAATACAATCAGTGATAAAAAAGTTTGTACCTGGGTCCTAAAAAACAGAGCAATAATCCCTCCAACAAGCTCCAAAATTAGACAAAGAGCCAGCATGTAAAGAAACTGCAAGGAAAAAGTAAACAGTGAAACAGAGACACGGGAAAATTACTCAGAATCAAATGAAACAACAGTCGCACATCTCAATTTCTGTCCTACTTGAGCAGTGAGTCCACATGCACAGCACTCAGTGAAGGCAGATGAACCAGTGAATACAAATAGCTCAAAATCTGATTTAATGCTCATCAGCTTGTTTACTTGCTATCATGAACCACTTTACAacctttctttcttctgtggaatgcaaaatatattttggaaaaaaatgttgTCCATGACAACACTAGACACTGACTTTCACTGTATGGAGTATGGACAAAAACAAAGCATGTTCTTTTGTgtcatacagatttggaatgTCATGAGGGTGAATTGAACTGGATTTCCATTTTTAGGTATCCCTTTAagcttataatataatttttctgTTTGCTTCATTCAAAAAGCATCATTATAAAGAATACATCATtctttgtgcacaaaaatcaCTTTATGGTTTACATAAGGGATATGCTGAAGTACAGTGTTTGATATGTAGTGGATGACAATACTATATGCAAGTGTCTGATGGAAAAATGAAAACTTACCACTTTGAGAAGGGACAAGTTGTCTCGGAGAGACGCCAGAACCCCGATGAAGGAGACGATGAACATGATCACACCGAGCACAATTAGGATAATGGCGGGAGCCAGGAACACTCCATCCAGCGTTTTGTACCGCTGCCTCTCCACCTCCGCATAGACGCCGATGGCCAAAATAAAGCCCCCTATCAACTAAAACAAATCACACAAATCAGATCAGAACATTTGGATTTAATGCAAAATTAGATTACAGATAGGATGATCGACACTATTTTAGTGATATTTAGTCAGGTCCTCAAAAAGTCTagatttttcatatttaaacgCATTTTAGAGCAAAGTAGAGCTATGGGGAACTGTGATCTCCTGAGTAAATGTATTCTAAACTTGAATCTTAATGGGTTCCCTGATGTGCAGTGTGATTTCCATTTGGAAATATtctaaataataatcatactcTACTGATCAGAGCTGTAGATGACTAATTAAAGAATGAATGTATGTGGTGTTAACCCCAAAGCATTTCTgagtcagaaaaaaaaaaagagtagcAGAAAATAGATGTAGGAGAACCAGACATCAGATGAAGTTGTGCAAAAGTGACAGAACAGCAAAAGCACTTCTGTAACCCAGAGAAATAAACACTGAGCTCCAGTGACATGGCTTAATGGCATAATCAAATAATAACCATTAAAATGGTGGCCTGGTAATTGCAGCAAAACCACTTCACGTCTGTTAactcattttgtgtgtgtgtctgtctgcatATGGGTTTACAACTAATTTGTTGTGCTAATGCATTCCTTCTGTTCCTGAACTTCTGTTATCATTCAACATCACACTAGTCTGTATGGATAAGTtgtcataatatttttttcttaaataaagGCATAATTGATATGTACCAAGGGCAAAAATCATTGCCAgtgaattaataatattataaatagtGTGTAATAGACCCAGACTGATTTGCCGTTGATTTGATTTTGCCAAGCAACTTCACTTCTACGGCTGCTGTTGCTGTTGCCCCTTTTtccgggaaccaatcacagactggcttatccacctggcgcactATCGGCGGGTTTAACAtcatgacggatagagaagcaatGCGTCATTTcctgttgatcacacctcttgtggtctgattggttgaaggactatccaattgcacaGAGTTGTTTGAATAaggctcgttgatcacgcctcttgtgcagtagaaaatacagagcagaatccccagaccaatgttcaatcttaaattgagcttggtctggtgataacCAGACAAGTGTAAATCACTAATTGTTCTAAAATGAAactgatttcattttaaaaagtacgAAACTAATTGTTAAAAAGTACAGCGGGTCAAATTTCAGAGGGCGGCAGGTAAATGGTATGGTGAATGTGAGGGGGTGTAAACAGGTCAAACTGTGTAAATGTATGGACTAATTACAGAGTAAATGACTCACCCACTCAGGCCAATTTTAGAATCgttcaaattaaaatgaactTGAAACACAAAATGGTCTGCAAGAAATCCTTTTTTAGTCCACTCCGTTTGAACAAAACCAGTTAGCTTGTGAAGC
This window encodes:
- the tspan15 gene encoding tetraspanin-15, whose amino-acid sequence is MSNEVRYCDRCSYIFLKFSLIVYATIFWLIGGFILAIGVYAEVERQRYKTLDGVFLAPAIILIVLGVIMFIVSFIGVLASLRDNLSLLKVFLYMLALCLILELVGGIIALFFRTQTVDLLNKNIRKGMVNYYDDLDFKNIMDFVQNTFKCCGGKEYMDWQVNMYHNCSAPGPLACGVPYTCCFVKPSEVINTMCGYNTLHKERLENIDTIYTRGCIDAVFIWLIDNYTIMAGLLLGILLPQFFGVIFTWLYITRVEEAIEQYGHYRDGLLDGKPQGIKSQSKLAKCCRCMPLVD